The following are encoded in a window of Oncorhynchus keta strain PuntledgeMale-10-30-2019 chromosome 10, Oket_V2, whole genome shotgun sequence genomic DNA:
- the LOC118389493 gene encoding uncharacterized protein LOC118389493: MGVMTVSVLFCVLLTFLGTEVTGRSPPWYPNLPRPVERFARRSEPITDLYQCPSGFSRPNHFWSTCYRFDSSLKSMSAANNACRQRGGSLASITNSKVYEYALSLVDDGYIWVKGSHESGFPQKNWLKGSVRDQNGKHEGCLALVKFGEKTGFDDISCSRVDNTAFTLCEIETS, encoded by the exons ATGGGAGTCATGACTGTGTCTGTTCTTTTCTGTGTCCTCCTGACCTTCCTGGGGACCGAGGTGACTG GGAGGTCTCCCCCATGGTATCCCAATTTACCCAGACCAGTGGAGAGATTTGCAAGAAGATCTGAACCAATTACAGATCTGTACCAGTGTCCATCTGGGTTTTCTCGACCCAACCATTTCTGGAGCACTTGCTACCGTTTCGACAGCAGTTTGAAGTCAATGTCGGCGGCAAAT AATGCATGCCGTCAAAGAGGTGGATCCCTTGCTTCTATCACTAACAGTAAGGTGTACGAGTATGCTCTTTCCCTGGTAGACGATGGATATATCTGGGTTAAGGGGAGCCATGAG TCTGGATTTCCCCAGAAGAACTGGTTGAAAGGCTCTGTGCGTGACCAGAATGGAAAGCATGAGGGCTGCTTGGCATTGGTGAAATTTGGTG AAAAAACTGGTTTTGATGATATCAGCTGTTCCAGAGTGGACAACACCGCGTTCACTCTCTGCGAGATAGAAACGTCTTAA
- the LOC118389494 gene encoding caveolin-3-like: MADQYQYNTNEEKIVKDSHTKEIDLINRDPKLINEDVIKVEFEDVIAEPDGTHSLDGVWKLSYTTFTVSKYWCYRILSAIFGIPMALLWGFLFACISFCHIWAVVPCIKSCLIESQCISHIYSLCIQTFCDPFFEALGKIFSSVKVALRKEV; encoded by the exons ATGGCCGATCAGTACCAGTACAACACCAACGAGGAGAAGATTGTGAAGGACAGCCACACCAAGGAGATCGATCTGATCAACAGAGACCCCAAATTGATAAATGAGGATGTGATCAAG GTGGAGTTTGAGGATGTGATCGCAGAGCCCGACGGTACACACAGTCTGGATGGGGTGTGGAAGCTCAGCTACACCACCTTCACCGTGTCCAAGTACTGGTGCTATCGCATCCTCTCAGCCATCTTCGGCATCCCTATGGCTCTGCTCTGGGGCTTCCTCTTCGCCTGCATCTCATTCTGTCACATCTGGGCTGTGGTACCCTGTATCAAGAGCTGCCTGATCGAGTCCCAGTGCATCAGTCACATCTACTCCCTCTGCATCCAGACCTTCTGTGACCCCTTCTTTGAAGCCCTGGGCAAGATCTTCAGCAGTGTGAAAGTGGCCCTGCGCAAAGAGGTCTAG